The Apium graveolens cultivar Ventura chromosome 10, ASM990537v1, whole genome shotgun sequence nucleotide sequence AGTCAAATACCTAGGATTTTGCATGATGCGGCTCAAGCAAATATGGACGAAGGTACATTTCAATTGATGGGTTAATGACTTGTTATAGTTACATAAGTAATTGTAAAATTTCATGCCGCTTCAGGAGCCACCCAAGCAAATCCAGAAGTATATTTTGGTGAAGAAGAAAATACCCTTTCCTTCACAGTAACTCTGTTGCCGTCACATGTTGATCAAAGAGGACACGGAGTGGTAAGATTACCTGTACCCAGTCCTTGTAAAAATTTGATCATGCTTAATCCGTACTTGTCCTCTTAACTTTTTTTTATCTTCCATATAGTATTTCCCAAGACACATGCTCAAAGTATTTCGACCATGGACCAAATCTACTCTCATCAGACTTCTATTTGGAGATGGTACTTGGTATGTCGTTGTTCAGCGAAAGAGGAAAACATGCCGATTTGGATTGTGCTGGAATAATTTCACCTACGACAATAACTTTGTTGCAGGAAACAGACTACGATCCATATACCAAAATAACTACACATTCAGAGTTGTTCTCCTTGCTTAATCGCACTTCCAATCTGGAATAAAGGTTATTTGTACTTTAATTCGGTACTTATTTATACTTTAGAAGTTTGTTACGTTTGATCAactattcatattttaattatacCCCCTTTCTTCACCTAAATCTACGGTCATAGGCGTAATTCTTCTTTATTATGTTACATATAAGATGAAACAATTCATAATACATTTGTAGAAGAATAAACTACTACCAATCCGTAACATAATCTACAATATATAATGGTTAAGAGCAAAGTATTTAACACAGTAAAACATTTTCCCATAATCAGATTTACATAATTACTTAATAACAATAATGTATTCCTACACATTTATAAATTCAAACAAACTAAGCTTCTGGAAGGCCGTAAAAAACTTCTTTGTACACAACGTTCTGGATGATATTTGTAGCTGCaccagactcatcatcaacaaaTATAGTGAGGCCAGTGGGTGAAGTTACTCGACTAATAACAACATAGTACTGTCCATGACTGAACACTGACTTAGGTAAGTATAGCTTAACTGTCTTCAGGGATTGACCTTGAGATTTGTTGATTGTCATGGTATAGCAAATCTGTAAAGGCATTTGTTTCCGTACCAATTTGAATGGCATCATTGTATCTGAGGGAGAAAGCTCCATACGTGCAATAAAATGCTTCGAACCAACAAACGTACCACATATTACTTCACACTCCACACAGAATCTCAGGCATTTGGTCACAATCATCCGTGTACCATTACACAAACCTAGGGTTTGGTTCAAATTACGCTTAGCATAACAACAACCCCAACCTTCAGTTTCAGATCATGAGATGGCATCCCAGCTACATTTAAGGAGTTCAAATACTCTATTGGGAAGGCTTCATTCAGATCCTCATCTGTCCCACCAAATTCCTCTGCAGAATCAACATTAAAATAGGACACAGATTCTCTGGGGAGCTTGTCTACAATAAGCGAATTGAGGTGGCCCACAGTCTGGTTGGTAGGGGTCAAAATAGCTCTCTCGCTCAAGTACTGTGTATTATGCCCTTTGTGAGCAAAATTAGGATACGTGCTACAAATCATGTTATCAACTGTGTTTTTAGTTTGTACGTCACAGAACTGAGACGGAATCAAAATTTGATTTTCAGTGACTGGGAAATTGCAGACTCGAGGTGGACTGACCTGGCCATTACCAATGTCAAGTACCCATTTTGCAAACTTTTTAAACTCTTCACTTTCACTATCACTCTCACCTTATTTCAAGTGCATGTTTTCTGTCAGCAAGAATACTTGGCAAATGGACCACAGCCGTGACCTAGTGATACATGCAGCTACAATATCAGTACGATCTCCATACGTAATTACTGGGAGGATTTGACGGAAATCACCACCCAGAGCTACGGTAATACCGCCAAACGGCATGGTGTAACGTTCTGGATCAACAGCTTTCATGATATCCTTCAACGATCGGTCTATGCATTCAAATGCGTACTTGTGCTGCATAGGCGCCTCGTCCCATATTATTAGTTGTGTCTGCTTTATGAGTTGCGCAACATCTGAATCATGGGCAATATTACATGTTGAACATTCATCAAGAACTATTGGAATTTTAAATCTGGAATGCGCGGTCCGACCACCGGGCATTAATGTGGCAGCAATCCCTGAAGAAGCAACTGAAAGCAAAATTTTACCTTGTGAACGTAACTTACATATAAGAGTTCTCCATAAGAATGTCTTTCCACAACCCCCACTATCATAAACGAAGAAAATCCCTCCAACGTTAGTGTCAATAGATTGTATTACTGCATCATATATTTTCCTCTGCTCCTCTGTACAGTCCTGTAGTACTTGGCAGTTTCATACTCCATCTTCCTGGTGTCATAGCTTGTCTCTTCAATTATCAAATTGTTTGTTTCATTGTTCAAATAGCTGCGAGGAGGTTGAGGCAACTGATCAAATTTCTTCAAGGATTTACCAACTGACCGGAGCAACTCATCTATTTCTGCAATATTTGATATCTAAAACTATTTAACAACATTCACCCAATTATAGAAAAAATGACGAACAATTAATGGACTGCATTTCCAGCccacaaaaattttaaaatttgtccTACACTGTAATGTAAAAAGGTGTCATACCTCCTAAAGCATAGAACTGCAGTTGCATGTCATTAAGAGTGAATAAGGTATTTGGACAACTTTGACGTCGTCtgagtaaaatgtcatcaacCATGCTCTTCTAATGTGTACTCCATAAAGTCTTCAAATCAGTGACTTTACAATTGACAATAATATGGACAAAAAGCTGTCAAACCTGGGGAGGTAATCCACCTGCAGAATCTTGAGTCAACACTTCATGCCATTCTTTATCATCGTCAAGTAAACCACACTCTTTACAGGCATCGCGAAATATACTGTAACATACTACATTAACGGTACGTAAAGACTCAAAGGAGGTGGCACCACGTACCTTCGTAAGCAATAAACGAAGAAACCAAGGCTCACCCGTACTGTGATGCACATAACATAATCTACCTATTTGAAACCCATGCTTCCTCATGGTCCATTTCCTCTCACCATCATTCCACACATAAAACTGTGGGATTTCATCATAAGTGTACTTCCGTGCATTAACATCAACAGAGTTTAAATAAAAAAAGGCTTCCAGTTTACTGAACTTGTTCTTCTCCCTGGCAACAACTTTCCCTAGCGCTTCATTGGCACGGAAGGTGCAGTTTTTCTCACCTGGTAAGTAAAATTGAAGTCTCTCAACAGATATACTTCTATGATGGATAGGGAAGCCAAAAATCCTATAGGCTGATTCAGCACCGCATAAATATCTCCCATCAAAATATGCATTTATCTCATCTATTCCCCCCTCATCAGTGTCATTCGCTTGCCTTTTTCTCTTTCTCTGGACATGAACCGTAACACGATCATGGCCTTTCAAACAGTATTTAAATAAATACTTAAGACTGCGTGCATGACAACATATTTCCACATTCATATGGCATTGATACTTGACTAAAAGATCCTGGTTGTATGATACTACCCACTAGTTGTCCAGCTCAGCCTTCTTTATTTCAACAGTAATGTTTGTCCTGCGTCGCATATACATCGGGAAGCCACTGTCATCAAAAGTAGTTCGAGCACAGTACCTGAAACCATTCAATTATTACAAAGTTTAGGTATTAGGGTAACTTACTGGATTCTGAAATGACACAAAAAAGGGTATGCCTATATCTTATTTTTTCAGAAAATGACGTATGCAACGTAAATCTTTCATGCATGGAGACTTTACATTTTGCAAACCACATGGACCGTGGATCATAAATTCCTTCACGGCTGCATAACCAACCGGATCTAATAAAGGATCTGGGAATTCTGCGGATATAAAATTATCCATATTCTGCTTGAGTTTTTTTTTTTGAATCAGCATCAAGCCATATTAACATATGTACATGTGGAAGGCCTCTTTTCTGAAACTCGACGACATACATAACTGCAAAACGGGAAAATTTAGATTATATTGGCAATATGCAAA carries:
- the LOC141691172 gene encoding uncharacterized protein LOC141691172, whose translation is MAGEEGDKFFNLEDLNADYGRNTRVNRINGQRSYSVNQDEPITSVHPSNSMLTKSTPNIVRLVEKRRKLGDLPRLCHLNETAAKCSSPIVTPRSNSRVNYMNPLEGSQDRIPLSDVTNSGSASFSRNMLREETRSNINDVSLNGREPLNRKGKENYPGFGRELFADEMVSDDEEESNDFNEDCNLMQSRRAPRRVVPEEYASLGGPTAICAMRLPQIPPTPEYLLDLYNEKKRGPTFHRLIRLYNAIFAFTSTGGNIDHSINNGRAPYVYRLNGQNHHVFGSLIPNDNETPKFCQLYIYDTINEVDNRLRWVSVHDRESVDKEVVRGLITMLDETKQLVGEFRQHRDLYESDEIVELQITLKVIRSESGRECHISSTDEVAGIMVGDTEETCGDRDIVVNEKGKGLVRVSYVHPKLMALQSVSRGDVDSSNTGKGIVLPAGYVGSKRYMQQNFQDALKMMEYVPGCIAPNYPDIISRVFRLKLDQLMVDIKDKKHFGVCIGVMYCARTTFDDSGFPMYMRRRTNITVEIKKAELDNYLKYLFKYCLKGHDRVTVHVQRKRKRQANDTDEGGIDEINAYFDGRYLCGAESAYRIFGFPIHHRSISVERLQFYLPGEKNCTFRANEALGKVVAREKNKFSKLEAFFYLNSVDVNARKYTYDEIPQFYVWNDGERKWTMRKHGFQIGRLCYVHHSTGEPWFLRLLLTKVRGATSFESLRTVNVVCYSIFRDACKECGLLDDDKEWHEVLTQDSAGGLPPQFYALGEIDELLRSVGKSLKKFDQLPQPPRSYLNNETNNLIIEETSYDTRKMEYETAKYYRTVQRSRGKYMMHGGCGKTFLWRTLICKLRSQGKILLSVASSGIAATLMPGGRTAHSRFKIPIVLDECSTCNIAHDSDVAQLIKQTQLIIWDEAPMQHKYAFECIDRSLKDIMKAVDPERYTMPFGGITVALGGDFRQILPVITYGDRTDIVAACITRSRLWSICQVSPPRVCNFPVTENQILIPSQFCDVQTKNTVDNMICSTYPNFAHKGHNTQYLSERAILTPTNQTVGHLNSLIVDKLPRESVSYFNVDSAEEFGGTDEDLNEAFPIEYLNSLNVAGMPSHDLKLKVGVVVMLSHFIARMELSPSDTMMPFKLVRKQMPLQICYTMTINKSQGQSLKTVKLYLPKSVFSHGQYYVVISRVTSPTGLTIFVDDESGAATNIIQNVVYKEVFYGLPEA